The following proteins come from a genomic window of Eulemur rufifrons isolate Redbay chromosome 26, OSU_ERuf_1, whole genome shotgun sequence:
- the PLA2G12A gene encoding group XIIA secretory phospholipase A2 yields MAGLPRPALPLLLALLAAAVGCQEQAQTADWRATLKTIRNGVHKIDTYLNAALDLLGGEDGLCLYKCSDGSKPFPRYGYKPSPPNGCGSPLFGVHLDIGIPSLTRCCNRHDRCYETCGSSKSDCDEQFQQCLSRICRDVQRTLGLAQHVQACEKTVELLFHGVIHLGCKPYLDGQRAACMCRYQEKTDL; encoded by the exons ATGGCCGGGCTCCCGCGGCCCGCGCTCCCGCTCCTGCTGGCCCTGCTGGCCGCCGCCGTCGGCTGCCAGGAGCAGGCCCAGACCGCCGACTGGAGGGCCACGCTGAAGACCATCCGGAACGGCGTGCACAAGATAGACACGTACCTGAACGCCGCCCTGGACCTCCTGGGGGGCGAGGACGGGCTGTGCCTGTACAAGTGCAGCGACG gaTCTAAGCCTTTCCCACGTTACGGTTACAAACCCTCCCCGCCGAATGGATGTGGCTCCCCACTGTTTGGTGTTCat CTGGACATCGGCATCCCCTCCCTGACCAGGTGCTGCAACCGGCACGACAGGTGCTACGAGACCTGCGGCAGCAGCAAGAGCGACTGCGACGAGCAGTTCCAGCAGTGCCTGTCCCGGATCTGCCGCGACGTGCAGAGGACGCTGGGGCTGGCGCAGCACGTGCAGG CGTGTGAGAAGACAGTGGAGCTCTTGTTTCACGGTGTGATACACTTAGGCTGTAAACCGTACCTGGACGGGCAGCGGGCTGCGTGCATGTGTCGTTACCAAGAAAAGACTGATCTCTGA